One window of the Zygotorulaspora mrakii chromosome 6, complete sequence genome contains the following:
- the COA1 gene encoding Coa1p (similar to Saccharomyces cerevisiae YIL157C; ancestral locus Anc_5.715): MMLSRVVRIVSRRAFRSNIPLLMATAPPKLVLKDKDRPLRVERDLPNPYKDRNRRRVEFLGFSVAIIAALALIFNYEKTESPIVSNTLYHLRRSPAITDLLGENIEFDGIMPWVFGELNQVAGKVNIKFYIKGSKGVSGVVKLVAGREARQDEFLIQEWSLTTKDKKIDLLSENEIRTL; this comes from the coding sequence ATGATGTTGAGCAGAGTAGTGAGGATAGTCTCCAGGAGGGCCTTCCGTTCAAACATTCCACTTTTGATGGCAACTGCGCCTCCAAAACTGGTTTTGAAAGACAAGGATAGGCCATTGAGGGTTGAGAGAGATTTACCAAATCCATATAAAGATAGAAATAGGAGGAGAGTCGAGTTCCTGGGATTTTCAGTTGCCATTATTGCAGCGCTAGCTCTTATTTTTAACTACGAGAAGACAGAATCACCTATTGTTTCTAATACCCTTTATCATCTACGTAGGTCGCCAGCCATTACTGACTTGCTGGGTGAGAATATCGAATTTGACGGAATAATGCCATGGGTTTTTGGAGAGCTTAATCAGGTCGCTGGCAAGGtaaatattaaattttACATAAAGGGAAGTAAAGGTGTTTCTGGCGTTGTCAAGCTAGTTGCCGGAAGGGAGGCTCGCCAAGATGAATTCTTGATTCAAGAATGGAGTTTAACAACcaaggataaaaaaattgatctgCTCTCTGAAAACGAAATCAGGACCTTATag
- a CDS encoding histidine phosphatase family protein gives MVSVFLSGLLATLVAQTVDAYVVPQGKLPDLHKLGTQDYLFPYLAGAAPYFSFPGNYGIPTTAPEGCEISQLQVIARHGERYPTTGRARRLFSTYYKLSNYTREFNESLSFLNDDYTFFISDSNNIEQETTYKNSLDVLNPYTGQRDAEKHARQFLDEYSALLENTTSFPIFAASSRRVHDTAQFFSKALGEKYNVTLQVVSEAPTSGANTISAGNACPGWNESANANITDAFSTDYLKNIASRLNRQNKGLNLTQTDAFNLFNWCAFEINVRGYSYMCDVFTQEELINYSYYDDLTSYYQDGPGYDMIYDVGSNLFNASVKLLKQSEELDLKVWISFTHDTDIVNLMTTIGLFDNGVKLDPTSVPFRDLVYRKSWQTPQGARLYTQKYKCSNETYVRYVLNDAVIPLESCKSGPGFSCPTTEFYDYAADRMNGRNFYKSCDVASVSNVTELTFYWDYNERHYNDTLLNQ, from the coding sequence ATGGTCTCAGTATTTCTATCGGGGCTTTTAGCGACCCTTGTTGCTCAAACAGTTGATGCTTATGTTGTTCCCCAAGGGAAACTCCCAGACCTTCATAAACTCGGTACTCAGGATTACTTGTTCCCTTATCTGGCTGGTGCGGCACcctatttttcttttccaggTAATTATGGCATCCCAACAACTGCACCAGAAGGTTGTGAGATTTCACAATTACAGGTAATCGCTAGACATGGTGAAAGGTATCCTACTACTGGCAGAGCTAGACGCCTTTTCAGTACTTATTACAAGTTGTCTAACTATACTAGAGAATTCAACGAATCTCTTTcgtttttgaatgatgactatactttttttatttcagaTTCAAATAATATCGAACAAGAAACAACCTATAAGAACTCACTAGATGTTTTGAATCCTTACACGGGTCAAAGAGACGCTGAGAAGCACGCACGTCAATTCTTAGATGAATATAGTGCTCTTTTAGAAAACACAACATCCTTTCCAATCTTCGCTGCAAGCTCTAGAAGAGTTCATGATACTGCCCAGTTCTTCAGTAAGGCTTTGGGTGAGAAGTACAACGTCACTTTACAAGTGGTTAGCGAAGCTCCAACCTCGGGAGCAAACACCATAAGTGCTGGTAACGCATGTCCCGGATGGAATGAAAGTGCCAACGCAAACATAACAGACGCTTTCTCAACTgattatctgaaaaatatcgCCAGCAGATTGAATAGGCAAAACAAAGGTCTCAACTTGACTCAAACTGATGCattcaatttgttcaacTGGTGTGCCTTTGAAATAAATGTCCGTGGTTACAGTTATATGTGTGATGTCTTCACGCAAGAAGAGCTTATTAACTACTCTTATTACGATGATTTGACCTCTTATTATCAGGATGGACCTGGTTATGATATGATTTACGATGTTGGATCTAACCTTTTTAACGCTTCTGTCAAGTTATTGAAACAAAGTGAGGAGTTGGATCTTAAAGTTTGGATTAGTTTCACTCATGATACTGATATTGTTAACCTGATGACTACAATTGGTTTATTCGACAACGGTGTAAAGCTAGATCCAACGTCCGTTCCTTTCCGCGATCTGGTTTATCGGAAATCCTGGCAGACTCCCCAAGGTGCTAGATTGTATACCCAAAAATATAAATGTTCCAATGAAACTTACGTCAGATATGTTTTAAATGATGCAGTTATTCCTCTCGAGAGCTGTAAAAGTGGTCCAGGCTTTTCTTGCCCTACGACAGAATTTTACGATTATGCTGCTGACAGAATGAATGGTAGAAATTTCTATAAGTCTTGTGATGTCGCTAGCGTTAGCAATGTCACTGAATTAACATTTTACTGGGACTACAACGAGAGACATTATAATGATACTCTACTCAATCAGTAG
- a CDS encoding Zn(II)2Cys6 transcription factor — protein MEVKSKRGSLVLGHYPRKRSLTGCLTCRRRKKKCDETKSICNACRRNFLECEWPANSKRVDKKASPPKYGNHVIQDHRKASLSFHISRCNAAQFVKNERRTNWHFKKFSVNLRNGKLFQYNSNNLQFVEIDDFPTSSDEIDVMLDSSSTHQKAPLNANYSDSAPLLDTVSHHLDLQLESFIEIDVPLNAIVERPADSTSQYKVLADARAPQTVKFETLFQMCKKKEPVSEIEFTNVDMEKFLFYSCLRGYIPKMTTQYTHSSLTTEATFIPQVEKNVIMKEIFLCCGATYLAWNNVQKFQNISDELYSNCKLMICNYIGKNDNFADEDWLFAALQLLCNRDKNSLTGTSDDAAWHLVRAYDIIRLKYYGIKSSENIIINKLANPNLILQPLERTLIESFIYQFSVSVLFIQNFQGLPSPFKIFKILNVVLKCPVYNCEHVVDWMKNPILGSSLDSFEILAKLSFIGRTPWPLAEECIEQVTRLRSMCEFYTPAAPSKLMGGDHWCNFKINSLVGIITAKSCWLFATKLLNFMHFDLQDPTVQEYVDSILTSWRKIPVGHSVWGILSWSLLVTGVFVADQEQRATVLNYVDIWSERTHSYNSFKIASFLRRAWASDDAPSFIFDRTQLGNVSM, from the coding sequence ATGGAAGTAAAAAGTAAACGGGGGAGCTTGGTGCTCGGTCATTATCccagaaaaagaagtttgaCAGGCTGTTTGACCTGTCgaagaaggaagaaaaaatgcgACGAAACCAAATCAATCTGCAATGCTTGTAGAAGGAACTTTCTTGAATGTGAATGGCCTGCTAATAGCAAAAGGGTTGACAAAAAGGCTTCTCCACCAAAATATGGAAATCATGTGATACAGGATCACAGAAAAGCTTCGCTGAGTTTTCATATATCTCGATGTAATGCAGCTCAGTTTGTTAAGAATGAACGGCGCACAAACTGGCacttcaaaaagttttctgTGAATCttagaaatggaaaattaTTCCAGTACAACTCCAATAACCTgcaatttgttgaaatagaCGATTTTCCTACAAGTAGCGACGAAATTGACGTAATGCTCGATTCTTCATCGACTCATCAAAAAGCCCCATTGAATGCCAACTACTCTGACTCTGCTCCTTTGCTGGACACAGTCTCCCACCATTTAGATTTGCAGTTGGAGTCATTCATCGAAATAGATGTTCCTTTGAATGCAATTGTAGAGCGTCCAGCTGATAGTACTTCTCAGTATAAGGTACTTGCTGATGCGAGAGCACCTCAGACCGTTAAGTTTGAAACTCTATTCCAAATGtgtaaaaagaaagagccTGTATCAGAAATAGAGTTCACAAATGTAGATATGGAAAAGTTTCTTTTCTATTCCTGCTTGAGAGGCTACATACCCAAGATGACAACGCAATACACACATTCCAGTCTCACTACGGAGGCCACTTTCATCCCgcaagttgaaaaaaatgtgatCATGAAGGAAATATTCTTGTGTTGCGGAGCTACTTATTTAGCCTGGAATAacgttcaaaaatttcaaaatattagCGATGAACTGTATAGCAATTgcaaattgatgatttgcAATTACATCGGCAAAAACGATAATTTTGCGGACGAAGACTGGCTTTTTGCTGCTCTCCAACTACTCTGCAATAGGGATAAAAATTCCCTGACTGGCACATCAGATGATGCTGCGTGGCATCTTGTAAGAGCGTACGATATAATTCGCTTGAAATACTATGGTATCAAGAGTTCTGAGAACATAATTATAAACAAATTAGCAAATCCAAATCTCATACTGCAACCGTTAGAAAGAACATTAATTGAAAGTTTTATTTACCAGTTTTCTGTTTCGGTGCTATTCATACAGAATTTCCAAGGTCTTCCCAGTCCATTCAAGATCTTTAAAATACTTAATGTGGTCCTGAAATGTCCAGTTTATAACTGCGAGCATGTTGTCGATTGGATGAAAAATCCCATTCTGGGTTCTTCTTTGGATTCTTTCGAAATCTTAGCTAAGCTGTCATTCATTGGACGTACCCCATGGCCCTTGGCTGAGGAGTGCATTGAGCAAGTTACTCGATTGCGTAGCATGTGTGAATTTTACACGCCTGCTGCTCCATCAAAGCTTATGGGTGGAGACCATTGGtgtaatttcaaaataaattcGTTAGTAGGCATTATCACGGCCAAGTCATGTTGGTTATTTGCCACAAAACTTCTGAATTTCATGCATTTTGATCTTCAGGACCCCACTGTGCAAGAATACGTTGACAGTATTCTGACATCTTGGAGAAAAATTCCAGTTGGACATAGTGTCTGGGGGATACTCTCGTGGAGCTTACTCGTCACTGGTGTGTTTGTAGCAGATCAAGAACAGCGAGCGACCGTTCTGAATTATGTGGATATATGGTCAGAGCGCACCCACAGCtataattctttcaaaatagCGTCCTTCTTAAGAAGGGCATGGGCATCAGATGATGCCCctagtttcatttttgatagGACCCAACTGGGAAACGTGAGTATGTAA
- the BNR1 gene encoding formin BNR1 (similar to Saccharomyces cerevisiae BNR1 (YIL159W); ancestral locus Anc_5.717): MVLSDARFENGSRTSSFSANSSMDRGCGQNHNGRFINVDLDSDAAMTEGVAHIHRFLGKTQVYSSTDLRAVTSSDVVDRGLSLVGYGLQKRTHLDRLTSFKSKNLSTGNIDSTNRDMSTFDPNSPPSDEVIEKVFDQLLKNGTFFGDDAIKNLKMISMKRKWVLICKIRSNDMLVSPNTSASESVSNISSPENQFLYNLTELLSNHVKISRSLYQLEKLLRQNSFCESFVSLNLTETLANFSSTIPEENQFVYLRCFRSIMNSEEGRFAVLNCGCLVNYFCLLLSDQISHLKIKLQAAELLLLLTYVDDQFGSEKVLVYLNDCLEQFLAYLCQLLHVCLPKQANSIQAPFFLQYSKTEELTVNFVSTSMFLINSIVQVLPDKDRKIAIVRELKEYGIHRLFDLTKSWQNSIVQEQVEVYCTVERKLTEDFPQNSEWTNLSYGSTLSILIKETKGTVIEEYLVQLFKTMVDILLSRTTSESVKVFKAFELIINYLVSNLDYGVTMDPDSLFQNSLHNFIDNIQSEELHNRGLKEIEELDNLVATLRSQIEELHNLKDMGKEDILEKLQEANESLKAKDIHIDNLKEKVERLKETQRIDKKKFDRIVVHQDLAENKGGIPSVFGKLKNQNVPNRLKLSHTASLSKSNRIGSLASYVKGTHRRDSLTKHSNSGTRRLSTIAGAHESFVLRSQENDRTILQSDGTGIPSLPAETSSPLSPTGPFLLDNSDSTAAPLGSLPRLQVGHGKDTSIPTPPPLPNVLANPICPAPVSPPPPMPTSLQSTFLPPAPSAPPPPPMPVSLQAVTSPPVPPPPPIPTSLLPVQHINRESLSSAADNSCSSDNGAAPPPPPPPPSFSHRAQQTIISTPKIALKQIHWDKIGDIEETLWEDKSKRETTLQDLKSGGILSEIEDNFKIKERASVQQRKKDPDTDGKKKSFLPRDLAHQFGINLHMFSGYTVEEFVSKVLHCDKEIILNGTALEFFNRDDLINISPSLAKNFAPYATDYLNGGVPSKDSSELERSDRIFLELCYNLRSYWHERSLSLFVLTTYERDYYDLVYRLQKIDDVIQRLRNASKLKDLLFIIIEIGNHMNKKNVDGIKISSLNKLTFIKSSSDKDMSFIHFIERTIRTKFPEIYGFIDDLSKVENLGKISLEHVEYECEEFSTKVEKVLEMFRDGKLSDSKRLHPEDSIIERAKSKLNRLKVKNSLLKDQLLLLTRDLQKLMKYFGENYNDREAKNTFFDNFIEFSYIFKKCAKENIEKEEILKIYERRRRLLESRPPSDDESLDGDDTTAVDKQDLDTSSKNAAVDILLAKLRGVKKEAEPLRRRRSVRKLQNSDSESMPHKATSTLKDADHVLLERTQAMLTGIQNM, translated from the coding sequence ATGGTGCTGAGTGACGCACGTTTTGAGAATGGATCCAGGACATCTTCATTCTCCGCAAATTCTAGTATGGATCGCGGTTGTGGTCAAAATCACAACGGCAGATTTATAAATGTTGACTTGGACTCAGACGCAGCAATGACTGAAGGCGTAGCACATATACACAGGTTCTTGGGGAAGACGCAGGTGTACAGTTCTACGGATCTTAGGGCTGTAACATCATCGGATGTCGTTGACAGAGGACTCTCACTAGTCGGATATGGATTGCAAAAGAGAACGCACCTTGATAGATTGACTAGCTTCAAGAGTAAAAATCTCTCGACCGGAAATATCGATAGCACCAATAGGGATATGAGCACATTCGACCCAAATTCACCACCTAGCGATGAGGTCATCGAGAAAGTCTTTGACCAGcttctgaaaaatggaacATTTTTTGGGGATGATGCTATAAAGAATCTAAAAATGATCTCCATGAAGCGCAAGTGGGTTttgatttgcaaaatacGCTCTAATGATATGCTGGTATCACCGAATACCTCTGCAAGCGAGTCTGTAAGCAATATATCCTCGCCAGAAAACCAATTTCTATATAACTTGACAGAGTTGCTTTCAAATCATGTGAAAATATCTAGGTCCTTATACCAGTTGGAGAAGTTGCTTCGGCAGAACTCATTTTGTGAAAGCTTTGTGTCGCTCAATTTAACCGAGACGTTGGCCAATTTCTCGTCGACAATTCCAGAAGAAAATCAGTTCGTATATCTCCGATGTTTTAGATCTATAATGAATTCAGAAGAAGGTAGGTTTGCTGTACTGAATTGTGGCTGCCTCGTGAATTATTTCTGCCTTTTATTGAGCGATCAAATCAGCCATCTTAAGATAAAATTACAAGCTGCAGAGCTTTTACTATTGCTAACCTACGTTGATGACCAGTTTGGATCAGAGAAAGTTTTAGTATATCTAAACGATTGCTTAGAGCAGTTCTTGGCATATTTATGCCAGCTTCTCCACGTTTGCTTACCTAAGCAGGCAAATAGTATCCAAgctccattttttttgcaatattCGAAGACTGAAGAGCTTACGGTAAATTTTGTATCAACCTCaatgtttttgatcaattcgATAGTGCAAGTCCTACCAGATAAAGATAGGAAAATTGCAATTGTAAGGGAATTGAAGGAATATGGAATACATCGCCTTTTTGATTTAACAAAGTCTTGGCAAAACTCTATCGTACAGGAACAGGTAGAAGTTTATTGTACGGTGGAAAGGAAGTTGACTGAAGATTTTCCTCAAAACTCAGAATGGACCAATCTTTCATATGGTTCGACATTAAGCATATTgataaaagaaacaaaaggTACAGTTATCGAAGAGTATTTAGTTCAACTCTTTAAAACTATGGTTGACATATTACTGTCAAGAACAACTTCTGAATCGGTCAAGGTGTTCAAAGCGTTTGAGCTGATCATAAATTACCTTGTGAGCAACCTAGATTATGGCGTCACGATGGATCCTGACTctttgtttcaaaattctctaCACAACTTTATTGATAATATACAATCTGAAGAACTTCATAACAGAGGCCTGAAAGAAATAGAGGAGCTTGATAATCTCGTCGCTACATTAAGGAGCCAGATAGAAGAGCTACATAACCTGAAAGATATGGGAAAAGAGGATATTTTGGAGAAGTTACAAGAGGCGAACGAGAGCTTGAAAGCTAAAGATATTCATATTGATaatttaaaagaaaaagtggAAAGACTCAAGGAAACACAAAGGATTGACAAGAAGAAGTTCGACCGGATCGTTGTTCATCAAGATTTGGCTGAAAACAAAGGAGGCATTCCTTCAGTTTTTGGTAAActcaaaaatcaaaatgtACCGAATAGGCTAAAGCTCTCTCATACAGCctctctttcaaaaagtaaTAGAATAGGATCGTTGGCGTCATATGTCAAGGGTACGCATCGCCGCGACAGTCTCACAAAACACAGCAATTCAGGCACGAGAAGGCTTTCAACCATAGCAGGGGCGCATGAGTCCTTCGTTTTACGTTCGCAGGAGAACGATCGAACGATCCTACAATCAGACGGCACAGGCATTCCTTCTCTCCCTGCAGAGACTTCGTCACCCTTGTCACCAACAGGACCTTTTCTGCTCGATAACTCGGACTCAACTGCAGCTCCATTGGGGTCCCTACCGAGACTCCAAGTGGGACATGGTAAAGACACTTCCATACCAACGCCCCCTCCTTTACCCAACGTACTAGCCAACCCGATCTGCCCGGCTCCGGTTTCTCCTCCACCTCCAATGCCCACGTCTTTACAGTCTACCTTCCTACCTCCAGCTCCTTCAGCTCctccaccaccaccaatGCCCGTTTCTCTACAAGCGGTAACCTCTCCTCCAGTCCCACCTCCGCCCCCAATACCCACCTCTCTATTGCCAGTGCAGCACATAAATAGAGAATCTCTCAGCAGTGCAGCCGATAACTCTTGTTCTTCGGATAACGGTGCAGCACCTCCGCCACCGCCGCCACCGCCTTCATTCTCTCACAGGGCGCAACAGACTATTATAAGCACACCAAAGATAGCATTAAAGCAAATTCACTGGGATAAAATAGGCGACATCGAAGAAACGTTATGGGAAGACAAATCTAAGAGAGAGACGACCTTACAAGATCTGAAGAGTGGTGGGATTttatctgaaattgaagacaatttcaagatcaaagaaagagcGTCAGTacagcaaagaaaaaaagatcctGACACTGacggcaaaaaaaaaagcttcCTGCCTCGGGATTTAGCACACCAATTTGGAATCAATCTCCATATGTTCTCTGGATATACGGTGGAAGAGTTCGTATCAAAGGTTCTTCATTGTGACAAAGAGATTATCCTGAATGGTACTGCGCTGGAGTTTTTCAACAGGGACGATTTGATCAATATTTCTCCTAGCCTGGCGAAGAACTTTGCGCCATATGCTACTGACTACTTGAACGGCGGTGTGCCCTCAAAAGATTCTTCCGAGTTGGAGAGGTCGGATAGAATATTCCTGGAGCTTTGCTATAATTTAAGATCGTATTGGCACGAGAGATCATTGAGTTTATTTGTACTTACAAcatatgaaagagattaTTACGATTTAGTTTACagattgcaaaaaattgatgatgttATACAGAGACTTAGAAATGCATCAAAGCTCAAAGATCTTCTGtttatcatcattgaaATCGGAAACCatatgaacaaaaaaaatgttgacGGTATTAAAATCAGTTCTTTGAATAAACTTACTTTTATAAAATCTAGCAGTGATAAGGATATGTCCTTTATACATTTTATTGAAAGGACTATAAGGACCAAATTTCCCGAGATTTATGGATTCATAGATGATTTAAGCAAAGTTGAAAACCTGGGTAAAATCTCACTGGAGCATGTAGAGTACGAATGCGAAGAATTTTCTACTAAAGTGGAGAAAGTGCTTGAGATGTTTAGAGATGGTAAGTTATCTGACAGTAAAAGACTACACCCAGAAGATAGTATCATTGAGAGAGCAAAGTCCAAGCTCAACAGGCTGAAGGTAAAGAACAGTCTCCTTAAGGATCAACTTCTATTGCTAACCCGCGATCTGCAGAAACTGATGAAGTATTTCGGCGAAAACTATAACGACAGAGAGGCTAAAAATACGTTCTTCGATAATTTCATCGAATTTTCGTACATATTCAAGAAGTGCGCTAAAGAGAACATTGAGAAGGAGGAGATATTAAAGATTTACGAGCGCAGAAGACGTCTTTTGGAGTCAAGACCACCTTCTGATGATGAATCTTTGGACGGTGATGATACAACAGCAGTAGATAAACAAGACCTTGACACTTCCTCTAAAAATGCTGCCGTTGACATCTTGCTCGCGAAATTGAGAGGCGTGAAGAAGGAAGCTGAGCCCTTAAGGCGGCGCAGAAGTGTTAGAAAGCTGCAAAACTCAGATTCCGAATCGATGCCGCACAAAGCGACATCAACACTTAAGGATGCTGACCACGTACTGCTGGAGAGAACCCAAGCGATGCTCACCGGTATACAGAATATGTAG
- the AIM20 gene encoding Aim20p (similar to Saccharomyces cerevisiae YIL158W and SKG1 (YKR100C); ancestral locus Anc_5.716), with product MGSVSTAVGCAVGIPIGLGLLVALFFWWRLQRRFKREDKEDAELEQVIQDDNGYISFDNLETLQQQEYKEPTIWQNQDAPQSNDSEIFEVRKIPRQPIGGSGSSDGSVSQEEKNTHVTGSLENLGPSQHQEPSSKQQRKSKYFVPAYRRKLNAIQSKQVNADGISTSNSSNASLESSQKLFKKHINIYDQMIPVVAGEPSAISDDKSDKDFPQNNELLIKNLKSQDFGSYPTRASSASLNQLNMVDPSNSSIKQTASVENVFDTPKSERVLNSDEKLEKPDDVYLLRNNYDIMNTSEIAEEDQYENEFTNYTENKREFIDSLRPKKK from the coding sequence ATGGGAAGTGTTTCAACAGCGGTCGGCTGCGCTGTGGGCATACCAATTGGCCTGGGCTTGCTGGTTGCACTATTTTTTTGGTGGAGATTACAGAGAAGATTCAAAAGGGAGGATAAGGAGGATGCCGAACTCGAGCAAGTTATTCAGGACGATAACGGATACATAAGCTTCGAcaatttggaaactttACAACAGCAGGAATACAAGGAACCGACAATCTGGCAAAACCAAGATGCTCCACAGAGTAAtgattctgaaatttttgaggtTCGCAAAATACCCCGACAACCCATCGGTGGCTCAGGCTCTTCCGATGGTTCTGTTAGCCAGGAGGAAAAGAATACTCATGTGACTGGATCACTGGAGAATTTAGGGCCTTCCCAACATCAAGAGCCATCGTCAAAACAGCAAAGAAAGAGCAAGTATTTTGTTCCTGCTTACAGAAGGAAGTTAAATGCAATTCAAAGCAAGCAAGTAAACGCTGATGGAATCTCTACAAGCAACAGTTCAAATGCGTCTTTGGAGTCatctcaaaaattgtttAAGAAACATATCAATATTTATGATCAAATGATTCCTGTGGTAGCAGGAGAACCATCAGCTATATCAGATGACAAGAGCGATAAAGATTTCCCCCAAAATAACGAACTTTTAATAAAAAACCTCAAAAGCCAAGACTTCGGATCGTATCCAACTCGTGCCTCTTCTGCGAGTTTAAACCAGTTAAACATGGTTGATCCTTCAAACTCATCAATAAAGCAGACAGCAAGCGTAGAGAATGTATTTGATACTCCAAAAAGTGAAAGGGTACTGAACAGTGACGAGAAATTGGAGAAACCGGATGACGTATATCTATTAAGGAATAACTACGACATAATGAACACCAGCGAAATTGCAGAAGAGGATCAATACGAGAATGAATTCACAAACTACACCGAGAACAAGAGGGAATTTATAGATAGCCTGAGGCctaagaaaaaataa
- the POT1 gene encoding acetyl-CoA C-acyltransferase (similar to Saccharomyces cerevisiae POT1 (YIL160C); ancestral locus Anc_5.718), with product MTERLAKIKDHLTAEFSGNVHQTRPDDIVVVSAHRSAIAKGFKGSFKELNTDYLLLQFLKEFFDELPSEISDHKELIGEVTCGNVLNFGAGATEHRSACLAAGIPYTTPFVAVNRQCSSGLTAVNDIANKIKVGQIDIGLALGVESMSKNYAKLNPLGSISEEMKIDPRAKKCMIPMGFTNENVAHMFSITRDEQDEFAANSYQKAEYASSHGLFEDEILPITLQDGTKILKDEGPRKNVTAQNLSALKPAFIKDKGTTTAGNSSQISDGVAGVLLARRSTADNLNLPIIGRYVAFQAVGVPPEIMGVGPAYAIPRVLKDVSLSVKDIDIFEINEAFAAQALYCINKLGIDVKKVNPRGGAIALGHPLGCTGARQVATILRELKSGQVGVVSMCIGTGMGAAAVFIKE from the coding sequence atgacagAAAGATTAGCAAAGATCAAAGATCATTTAACCGCCGAATTTTCTGGGAATGTGCACCAGACCAGACCAGATGACATCGTAGTTGTTAGCGCCCATAGGTCAGCAATCGCCAAGGGTTTTAAGGGCTCGTTTAAAGAGTTGAACACAGATTACCTCCTGCTACAGTTTTTGAAGGAGTTTTTCGATGAGCTGCCATCCGAGATATCTGATCACAAGGAGCTGATTGGCGAGGTAACTTGTGGAAATGTCTTAAATTTTGGCGCGGGTGCGACAGAGCATAGAAGTGCTTGTTTGGCTGCAGGGATTCCTTACACTACACCATTTGTTGCGGTAAACAGGCAGTGTTCTTCTGGTTTGACTGCCGTTAATGATATTGCCAATAAGATCAAGGTTGGCCAAATAGATATCGGCTTAGCGCTTGGTGTGGAatcaatgtcaaagaaCTATGCAAAGTTAAATCCATTGGGTTCAATATCagaagagatgaagattGACCCAAGAGCTAAAAAATGTATGATCCCTATGGGCTTTACAAATGAGAACGTTGCACACATGTTTTCAATAACAAGAGATGAGCAAGACGAATTTGCGGCAAATTCGTATCAAAAAGCAGAGTATGCTTCCTCTCATGGGTTATTTGAGGATGAAATTTTACCTATTACACTTCAAGATGGGacgaaaattttgaaagatgagggTCCGCGTAAGAATGTAACAGCTCAAAATTTAAGTGCATTGAAACCGGCTTTCATCAAAGATAAAggaacaacaacagcaggGAATTCTTCACAAATATCTGACGGGGTTGCTGGTGTTTTATTGGCACGAAGGTCTACGGCAGATAATCTTAACTTACCAATTATTGGTCGCTATGTTGCGTTTCAGGCCGTTGGTGTGCCACCAGAAATAATGGGAGTTGGGCCAGCTTACGCCATTCCAAGAGTCCTCAAAGATGTCTCGCTGTCTGTAAAGGATATCGATATTTTCGAAATCAACGAAGCTTTTGCCGCACAGGCTTTGTACTGTATAAACAAACTGGGTATCGACGTGAAGAAAGTAAACCCGCGTGGTGGAGCAATAGCTTTGGGCCATCCTCTTGGTTGCACTGGAGCTCGTCAAGTTGCTACTATTCTCAGAGAGTTGAAATCAGGTCAGGTGGGGGTTGTTAGTATGTGTATTGGCACCGGGATGGGTGCCGCAGCtgttttcatcaaagaatga